The following coding sequences lie in one Paenibacillus durus ATCC 35681 genomic window:
- the uraH gene encoding hydroxyisourate hydrolase, whose translation MSGRLTTHVLDLVRGIPASGVFLQLRRLENGESLLLREAATNADGRLDAPLLEDAEMKPGEYELLFHAGDYFRKMDAESSETSSAPEPIGFLDLIPIRFHIGSEGGHYHVPLLLAPGGYSTYRGS comes from the coding sequence ATGAGCGGACGTTTGACTACCCATGTGCTCGATCTGGTACGGGGGATTCCCGCTTCGGGAGTTTTCTTGCAGCTGAGGCGGCTGGAGAACGGGGAGAGTCTGCTGCTCCGCGAGGCGGCTACGAATGCGGACGGGAGGCTGGATGCTCCACTGCTGGAAGACGCGGAAATGAAGCCCGGCGAGTATGAGCTGCTGTTCCACGCGGGAGATTATTTTCGAAAAATGGATGCGGAAAGCTCGGAGACATCTTCGGCCCCTGAACCAATTGGATTTCTCGATCTGATTCCGATCCGTTTCCATATCGGCAGTGAGGGCGGTCATTATCATGTTCCGCTTCTGCTCGCTCCTGGAGGATACAGCACTTATCGCGGAAGCTGA
- a CDS encoding ABC transporter ATP-binding protein, whose product MQEFSVEMRGIVKRFGSVTASDQVDFSANAGEIHALLGENGAGKSTVMSMLSGVYRADEGEILIHGKPAKIRSPKDAGLLGVGMVFQNFRLVQTLTAAENIVLGEKSSFWRGRNWIKNKHKEIEELAERFGLKFPVDRPIWQLSVGEQQRVEIVKTLYRGADIIILDEPTSVLTPGEVEGLFSTLRRMKQEGKTVIMTTHKMKEVMASSDRISVMRKGKMIATLVTKDTDERELARLMVGREVVIERQEREATEGEELLNVKNLSVYADHGRKALNSLSLSVRKGEIVGVAGVAGNGQKELAEVLTGLRTWREGEITFDGSPVKTASVRGAIDSGISHVPENRMKSGLAGKLGSVDNLLFKSYRSEEHSKFGFLKAAKNRVWSEELVRKFDVKTPELDTPVQHLSGGNQQKLLFAREVTHRPKLMVAVHPTQGLDVGATAGVHELLMELRASGSGVLLISEDLDELLQLSDRILVIYNGAIIGEETHEMADRENIGLMMAGIRGREESMV is encoded by the coding sequence ATGCAGGAATTTTCGGTGGAAATGCGCGGCATTGTCAAACGGTTCGGTTCGGTAACCGCGAGCGACCAAGTCGATTTTTCGGCAAACGCGGGCGAGATACACGCGCTGCTTGGTGAGAACGGGGCGGGAAAAAGCACGGTCATGAGCATGCTGTCGGGCGTGTATAGAGCGGATGAAGGAGAGATTCTGATTCACGGCAAACCTGCCAAGATTCGTTCTCCCAAAGACGCGGGCTTGCTCGGCGTGGGTATGGTATTTCAGAACTTCAGACTGGTGCAGACCTTGACGGCGGCGGAAAATATCGTGCTTGGCGAAAAGTCGTCTTTCTGGCGCGGACGAAACTGGATTAAAAACAAACATAAAGAAATTGAGGAGTTGGCGGAACGCTTCGGGCTAAAATTTCCGGTGGACCGTCCCATATGGCAGCTCTCTGTTGGGGAGCAGCAGCGGGTGGAGATCGTCAAGACGCTCTATCGCGGCGCCGATATTATCATTTTGGATGAACCGACTTCGGTGCTTACGCCGGGTGAGGTGGAAGGGCTGTTCAGCACACTTCGCCGGATGAAGCAGGAAGGTAAGACGGTTATCATGACCACGCATAAAATGAAGGAAGTCATGGCGTCTTCGGATCGAATTTCGGTTATGCGCAAAGGTAAAATGATTGCTACACTGGTCACCAAGGATACCGATGAGCGCGAGCTTGCCCGGTTGATGGTCGGCAGAGAAGTGGTTATTGAGCGTCAGGAGCGCGAAGCTACGGAAGGTGAAGAACTGCTTAATGTTAAAAACTTAAGCGTCTACGCCGATCATGGCCGCAAGGCTCTGAACAGTCTGTCCCTGAGCGTGCGAAAGGGTGAAATCGTCGGCGTAGCCGGAGTGGCTGGCAACGGCCAGAAGGAATTGGCTGAAGTCCTGACAGGTCTTAGGACGTGGAGAGAAGGCGAAATTACCTTTGACGGGAGTCCTGTCAAGACGGCTTCGGTGCGCGGAGCGATTGACTCGGGCATCTCTCATGTACCGGAAAACCGTATGAAAAGCGGCTTGGCCGGAAAGCTCGGGTCTGTTGATAATTTGCTGTTCAAATCGTACCGTTCCGAGGAGCATTCGAAATTCGGCTTCCTGAAAGCGGCCAAGAACCGTGTATGGTCCGAGGAGCTTGTTCGTAAATTTGATGTGAAGACGCCGGAACTGGATACGCCTGTCCAGCATCTGTCCGGCGGCAACCAGCAGAAGCTGTTGTTCGCGCGGGAAGTTACCCACCGTCCGAAGCTGATGGTGGCTGTCCACCCGACGCAGGGTCTTGATGTCGGCGCGACGGCAGGGGTACATGAGCTGCTTATGGAGCTCCGCGCTTCCGGGAGCGGCGTGCTGCTCATTTCAGAGGATCTGGATGAACTGCTGCAGCTTTCGGACCGGATACTGGTCATTTATAACGGAGCAATTATTGGTGAGGAGACCCATGAGATGGCGGACAGAGAAAACATCGGCCTTATGATGGCGGGTATCCGGGGCAGAGAGGAGAGCATGGTATGA
- a CDS encoding Zn-dependent hydrolase, with the protein MSASYIQAPAAEMMELLEELSAFSAPGDGVTRLLYTPEWKKAQQHLLNRAGESGLTAYADSVGNVYGRLTGTRLDGKVVLTGSHIDTVVNGGKYDGAYGVAAAFTALRYLSSVYGPPLRTLEAVSFAEEEGSRFPLTFWGSGNVTGVYDGSEAKDYRDGEGVTLQEAMEGCRLGDQKADTPRSDISAYVELHIEQGIVLERTGMQIGVVSAIVGQRRFAVTVKGTANHAGTTPMGLRSDALAAAAEMMLQMERLAVEAGDPLVATTGRLVVTPNTPNVIPGEVAFTLDIRHSREDELEAFCASVVSAFEEIAGRRNVALDMALRLSASPAPMDGGLSAELEAICLQQGRTYRSMVSGAGHDAQLLAPRCRTAMIFVPSQGGISHSPEEYTPPEELAAGLEVLIALLYKLGYEESDEDGLVPQNTKERWT; encoded by the coding sequence ATGAGTGCGTCTTATATTCAAGCTCCCGCCGCTGAAATGATGGAGCTGCTTGAAGAGTTGTCCGCGTTCAGCGCGCCGGGAGACGGAGTTACCCGGCTTCTGTATACGCCGGAATGGAAGAAGGCGCAGCAGCATTTGCTGAACCGGGCCGGGGAGAGCGGCCTGACGGCTTATGCAGACAGCGTCGGCAATGTCTATGGCAGATTGACCGGCACGCGCCTTGACGGCAAAGTCGTATTGACCGGTTCGCATATCGATACCGTTGTAAACGGCGGAAAATACGACGGGGCTTACGGTGTAGCAGCAGCCTTTACAGCGCTGCGCTACCTAAGCAGCGTGTACGGCCCGCCGCTTCGGACACTGGAAGCCGTCTCGTTCGCCGAAGAGGAAGGCAGCCGGTTTCCGCTGACCTTCTGGGGGTCGGGCAACGTGACCGGAGTGTATGACGGGAGCGAAGCAAAAGACTACCGCGACGGTGAAGGTGTGACGCTGCAAGAAGCGATGGAAGGCTGCCGCCTGGGCGATCAGAAGGCGGATACGCCCAGAAGCGACATCTCCGCTTATGTAGAGCTTCATATCGAGCAGGGGATCGTGCTTGAGCGGACGGGGATGCAGATCGGCGTTGTGTCGGCGATTGTCGGACAGCGGCGCTTCGCCGTGACCGTCAAAGGTACGGCCAATCATGCCGGAACGACACCGATGGGCCTGCGCAGCGACGCTCTTGCTGCGGCGGCCGAGATGATGCTGCAGATGGAGCGCCTTGCGGTGGAAGCGGGAGATCCGCTGGTAGCCACCACGGGGCGGCTGGTTGTAACCCCAAATACGCCAAATGTGATTCCCGGCGAAGTGGCGTTCACGCTGGACATCCGCCATAGCCGGGAAGATGAGCTGGAAGCGTTCTGCGCATCGGTTGTGTCCGCGTTTGAGGAAATAGCAGGGCGCCGAAACGTTGCCCTCGACATGGCGCTCCGTCTCAGCGCCTCGCCCGCGCCGATGGACGGGGGGCTGAGCGCCGAGCTTGAGGCTATATGTCTTCAGCAAGGCAGGACATACAGGTCGATGGTCAGCGGGGCGGGTCACGACGCCCAGCTCCTTGCGCCCCGCTGCAGGACGGCGATGATTTTTGTGCCTAGCCAAGGCGGCATCAGCCACTCCCCGGAGGAATATACTCCGCCGGAAGAGCTGGCTGCCGGTCTTGAGGTGCTGATCGCGCTATTATATAAGCTAGGATATGAAGAATCGGATGAAGACGGCCTTGTGCCGCAAAACACGAAGGAGAGATGGACATGA
- a CDS encoding ABC transporter permease, whose protein sequence is MPWRLEFDSSRIRTPWWTPIVSVALALVLCAIFIYANGMNPVTVYSKMIKGAFGTSYGITETLVKAIPLLLCGLGIAVAYRISVWNIGAEGQLIVGAIAATAVTIYFPNLSGFWSILLMLIFGVAAGALWGLLTAIPKTHFGVNELITSLMLNYVALLALDYVTFGPWKDPQGFNMPGSPVFTDAQSLPVLGATRLHIGLIFALVAVVIYYLMIRFTRWGYELRLIGANPNAARYAGIHINRHIIIVMLISGGLAGLAGMAEVSGVSHKLMQGISPGYGYTAIIVAWLAKLNPLGLVVTSVLFGGLIVGGFSVQTIGLPSSISEMLQGAILFFLIAGDMVTRFRIRRGA, encoded by the coding sequence ATGCCCTGGCGGCTGGAATTTGATTCATCCCGCATCCGCACGCCGTGGTGGACGCCGATCGTATCGGTGGCGCTGGCGCTCGTGCTGTGCGCGATTTTTATCTATGCCAACGGAATGAACCCGGTAACCGTCTACTCCAAAATGATTAAGGGTGCCTTCGGAACCTCATACGGCATTACCGAAACGCTCGTTAAAGCGATTCCGCTGCTGCTGTGCGGACTCGGCATCGCCGTGGCTTACCGGATATCGGTCTGGAATATCGGAGCTGAGGGCCAGTTGATTGTTGGCGCGATAGCCGCAACCGCCGTAACGATCTATTTTCCGAATCTGTCGGGATTCTGGTCGATTCTGTTGATGCTGATCTTCGGCGTTGCCGCCGGCGCTCTCTGGGGGCTGCTTACAGCTATTCCAAAGACGCATTTCGGGGTGAACGAGCTGATTACTTCGCTAATGCTCAATTATGTCGCGCTACTGGCCCTTGATTACGTTACGTTCGGACCATGGAAAGATCCTCAAGGCTTCAACATGCCAGGCTCGCCGGTATTCACCGACGCGCAATCGCTGCCTGTACTCGGAGCAACCCGGCTGCATATCGGCTTGATCTTTGCCCTGGTCGCGGTTGTCATTTACTATCTGATGATCCGTTTTACCCGCTGGGGCTACGAGCTGCGGCTGATCGGAGCGAATCCGAACGCGGCCCGTTACGCCGGAATTCACATCAATCGCCATATTATCATTGTTATGCTGATCAGCGGAGGGCTTGCCGGTCTTGCCGGTATGGCCGAAGTATCGGGAGTCAGCCATAAGCTGATGCAGGGCATTTCGCCGGGCTACGGGTACACCGCTATTATCGTGGCTTGGCTCGCCAAGCTGAATCCGCTCGGGCTTGTTGTCACTTCGGTGCTGTTCGGCGGATTGATTGTCGGCGGTTTTAGCGTACAGACCATCGGTCTGCCGTCATCCATTTCGGAAATGCTGCAGGGCGCGATCCTGTTTTTCCTGATTGCCGGCGATATGGTCACCCGCTTCCGCATTCGCCGGGGAGCGTAG
- a CDS encoding pyridoxal-phosphate-dependent aminotransferase family protein produces the protein MKRFEDLSPSLRCIMTPGPVEVDPRVLRAMSYPVLGQFDPEFTDIMNETMGMLRELFATSNQWAFPVDGTSRSGIEAAMVSLISPGDRVLIPIYGRFGHLLHEIADRCGAEVHTIEKEWGKVFAQEEIIAEMRRVKPDVVAMVHGETSTGRLQPLEGIGQACREMDALLIVDAVATIGGVPVETDAWQLDAVIGGTQKCLSVPSGMAPITYNKRAEDKIMSRKRVERGLRTADAGDEDIAVVRSNYFDLGMLQDYWSPLRLNHHTEMTSMLYALREGLRLVLEEGLEERFARHRLHERALVTGLEAMGLQLYGDPGCKMPMVTCVVIPEGINGESVRSMLLDSFGIEIASSFGPLKGKIWRIGTMGFSCRGNNVLRVLGALEAALLRQGHPLPAGLGVQAALDIYDQV, from the coding sequence ATGAAGCGGTTCGAAGACTTGTCACCGTCACTGCGGTGCATTATGACTCCGGGACCGGTGGAGGTTGACCCGCGTGTGCTGCGGGCGATGTCTTATCCGGTGCTGGGCCAGTTCGACCCCGAGTTTACGGATATTATGAATGAAACGATGGGCATGCTGCGGGAGCTGTTCGCTACAAGCAATCAGTGGGCCTTTCCCGTGGACGGCACCTCCCGTTCGGGGATTGAGGCGGCCATGGTCAGCCTGATTTCTCCAGGGGACCGTGTGCTGATTCCGATTTACGGCCGTTTTGGGCATTTGCTGCATGAAATCGCCGACCGCTGCGGCGCGGAGGTGCATACGATTGAGAAGGAGTGGGGAAAGGTCTTCGCTCAGGAGGAGATCATTGCCGAGATGCGCAGGGTAAAGCCCGATGTGGTCGCAATGGTTCACGGCGAGACATCCACCGGCCGCCTGCAGCCGCTCGAAGGGATTGGGCAGGCTTGCCGGGAAATGGATGCCCTGCTGATTGTCGATGCGGTGGCAACGATCGGCGGCGTGCCGGTCGAGACGGACGCCTGGCAGCTTGATGCTGTCATCGGCGGCACGCAGAAATGCCTGTCTGTTCCATCGGGCATGGCCCCGATCACGTACAACAAACGCGCCGAAGACAAGATCATGTCGCGCAAACGGGTGGAGCGCGGACTACGCACAGCCGATGCCGGAGACGAGGATATCGCAGTCGTTCGCAGCAATTATTTTGATCTGGGGATGCTTCAAGACTACTGGAGTCCATTGCGGCTGAACCATCATACGGAAATGACCTCCATGCTGTACGCGCTGCGTGAAGGTCTGCGGCTCGTATTGGAAGAGGGGCTTGAGGAGCGATTTGCAAGGCACCGCCTGCATGAGCGTGCGCTTGTCACCGGGCTCGAGGCGATGGGACTTCAGCTTTACGGCGACCCCGGCTGCAAAATGCCGATGGTAACCTGCGTGGTGATTCCGGAAGGAATCAACGGGGAATCGGTACGCTCCATGCTGCTGGACAGCTTTGGCATCGAAATTGCCAGCTCTTTCGGACCGCTTAAAGGGAAAATCTGGCGGATTGGAACGATGGGCTTCAGCTGCCGCGGGAACAATGTGCTGCGGGTGCTGGGCGCGCTGGAGGCGGCGCTGCTCCGTCAAGGCCATCCGCTGCCTGCAGGACTTGGCGTTCAGGCGGCGCTTGATATCTACGACCAGGTATAG
- a CDS encoding BMP family ABC transporter substrate-binding protein produces the protein MKQRGRAFKLSFMLLLVLAIVLAGCGGNNNTGANTGASPEPSTAAGASAGASAQPSGEKPKVAFVYIGPPGDGGYTYQHDQGRKAMEAELGIKADAVENVPEGPDAERIITELAQSHDIVFTTSFGYMEQTLSVAKKFPNVKFDHASGFKTAENMGNYFGKNYQASYLTGIAAGKVTKKNHLGYVGAFPISEVIYNLNAFTLGAQSVNPDIKVDVVWTNTWYDPTTERQAAISLLDKGADVLLAYQDSPATIQAAAERGAFAGGNDSDMKKFAPDNYLTNPVWNWGPYYTKTVKSVMDGTWKNEQYSGDIADGMIDLAPFGNKVPEDVQKLVADAKAKIISGELNVFTGPISDNQGNEKVPAGKSLTLEEVLGMNWLAKGVVGTLPK, from the coding sequence ATGAAACAAAGGGGTCGGGCATTTAAATTGAGTTTCATGCTGCTGTTAGTGCTTGCGATTGTGCTTGCAGGCTGCGGCGGCAACAACAATACGGGAGCTAACACGGGTGCATCCCCGGAACCGTCGACGGCGGCCGGAGCTTCGGCAGGCGCGTCCGCGCAGCCGTCCGGAGAAAAGCCGAAGGTGGCGTTCGTATACATCGGGCCTCCAGGCGACGGCGGTTATACTTACCAGCATGACCAAGGGCGCAAAGCAATGGAAGCGGAACTCGGCATTAAGGCTGATGCCGTAGAGAACGTTCCTGAGGGCCCCGATGCGGAGCGCATCATTACCGAGCTGGCGCAAAGCCATGACATCGTATTTACGACAAGCTTCGGCTATATGGAACAGACGCTCAGCGTAGCGAAGAAATTCCCGAACGTCAAGTTCGATCATGCTTCCGGCTTCAAGACAGCCGAGAACATGGGCAACTATTTCGGAAAGAACTATCAAGCGAGTTATCTGACGGGTATTGCGGCAGGCAAAGTGACCAAGAAAAATCATCTTGGCTATGTCGGCGCTTTCCCGATCAGCGAAGTTATTTACAACCTTAATGCGTTTACGCTTGGCGCGCAAAGTGTAAACCCGGACATTAAAGTCGACGTCGTATGGACAAACACTTGGTATGATCCGACGACAGAGCGTCAGGCTGCCATCAGCTTGCTGGATAAGGGCGCCGACGTGCTGCTCGCATACCAGGATTCCCCTGCTACGATTCAGGCAGCTGCTGAGCGCGGCGCATTTGCAGGCGGCAACGACTCCGACATGAAGAAATTCGCGCCTGACAATTATTTGACGAACCCGGTATGGAACTGGGGACCGTACTACACGAAGACTGTAAAATCGGTTATGGACGGTACCTGGAAGAACGAGCAGTATTCCGGCGACATAGCTGACGGCATGATTGATCTGGCTCCATTCGGCAACAAGGTTCCCGAGGATGTGCAGAAGCTTGTGGCCGATGCCAAGGCGAAGATCATCAGTGGTGAATTGAATGTCTTCACGGGTCCGATCAGCGATAACCAGGGCAATGAGAAAGTTCCGGCAGGAAAGAGTCTTACACTTGAAGAAGTGCTGGGCATGAACTGGCTGGCTAAAGGTGTAGTCGGAACGCTTCCTAAATAA
- a CDS encoding ABC transporter permease — protein MDFVTQLLIAAITAGTPLLLATLGGILNERAGIIQLGAEGLMLMGAVTTCIVFIRTENLGAALLASVGVTAALGLVHAFLSITLRANQTMSGLAMTLFGSGFSAYLGKSISGNPLPGMLPRLHLDFLKPVPVIGDIFGNLDVLTWFSFVLVIVLHLLIHRTSWGLHLRAVGDSPATADVMGVHVRLIRYGYVTVGAMLIGLAGADMVLTVAPTWNEGLTAGRGWIAVGLVIFARWNPVRALLCAYFFGALDSLGFRMQLLGSAIPPYFLKMIPYVVTILVLMYLGYRNRNKPSGTPESLGVPYIREQRF, from the coding sequence ATGGATTTTGTCACACAGTTATTAATCGCCGCCATTACCGCGGGCACGCCGCTGCTCCTGGCGACGCTCGGAGGCATATTGAACGAACGCGCCGGCATTATTCAGTTGGGAGCCGAGGGCCTGATGCTGATGGGTGCGGTCACAACGTGCATTGTGTTTATTCGTACCGAAAATCTCGGGGCGGCGCTGCTCGCGTCAGTTGGAGTAACGGCGGCGCTTGGCTTGGTTCACGCCTTCCTAAGTATCACGCTCCGCGCCAACCAGACGATGTCGGGTCTTGCGATGACGCTGTTTGGGAGCGGCTTTAGCGCTTATCTCGGCAAGTCGATCAGCGGCAACCCGCTGCCCGGCATGTTGCCGAGACTGCATCTTGACTTTCTGAAGCCGGTTCCGGTGATCGGCGATATTTTTGGAAATCTGGATGTTCTGACCTGGTTCAGCTTTGTGCTTGTCATTGTGCTGCATCTGCTCATTCACCGCACTTCATGGGGTCTGCATCTGCGGGCCGTGGGAGACAGTCCGGCCACAGCAGATGTTATGGGCGTTCATGTCCGGCTGATCCGTTACGGCTACGTTACCGTCGGCGCCATGCTGATCGGGCTTGCAGGAGCGGATATGGTTCTGACCGTTGCTCCGACCTGGAACGAAGGGCTGACGGCGGGCAGAGGCTGGATCGCGGTTGGTCTCGTTATTTTTGCCAGATGGAATCCGGTAAGGGCGCTGCTGTGCGCCTACTTCTTCGGAGCACTGGATTCGCTGGGCTTCCGGATGCAGCTGCTTGGCAGCGCCATTCCGCCGTACTTCTTGAAAATGATTCCTTATGTTGTAACCATCCTTGTCCTCATGTATTTGGGGTACCGCAACCGCAACAAGCCTTCCGGCACGCCGGAATCGCTAGGTGTTCCGTACATCCGGGAGCAGCGGTTCTAG
- a CDS encoding allantoinase, which translates to MSDSYELVIKNGLAVLPGEVVKLDIGIADGKIAALEAGIEAGSDTTVIDAEGQYVLPGMIDMHVHFNEPSFGHWEGFPTGSASLAAGGCTTYADMPLNGNPPTVNLPALGLKAEMAAGHSAVDYVLWGGLVPGNLDNLEELWSAGVTGFKAFISNPGGEGEGRFREVDDETLYQGMKKIASFGGILALHAESNEMTAMLGAEAVQSGRTGARDFAASRPAQAELEAVARALLYGERTGCRLHFVHISTATAIDMIHAAKLRGQDVSAETCPHYLILTEDDMEKMGPVAKCAPPLRSAEEQEKLWKALADGKIDLIASDHSPCPPELKLASGLSFFDAWGGISGAQSSMELMFHEGVNKRKLPVTLVSQLLSGLPAERFGLSGRKGSIALGMDADLAVLHPDMPYTLAASDLLYRHKHSPYAGMNLSCRVTSTICRGNLVYTREQGVISPEGGQWVKIGEGQLVL; encoded by the coding sequence GTGAGCGATTCTTATGAACTGGTAATTAAAAATGGTCTGGCGGTACTCCCCGGGGAAGTCGTAAAGCTTGATATCGGCATTGCCGACGGCAAAATCGCCGCGCTGGAAGCCGGGATAGAAGCCGGTTCGGATACAACCGTCATTGATGCCGAAGGACAGTATGTGCTGCCTGGCATGATCGACATGCACGTCCATTTTAACGAGCCGTCGTTTGGGCACTGGGAAGGCTTTCCAACCGGGTCGGCGTCGCTGGCGGCGGGAGGCTGCACCACCTATGCCGATATGCCGCTGAACGGCAATCCGCCGACGGTGAATTTACCCGCTCTCGGTCTGAAAGCCGAAATGGCCGCCGGTCATTCTGCTGTCGATTATGTGCTGTGGGGCGGCCTTGTTCCGGGCAATCTGGATAATTTGGAGGAGCTCTGGTCGGCGGGCGTCACGGGCTTCAAAGCCTTTATATCGAATCCGGGCGGCGAAGGCGAAGGACGCTTTCGCGAGGTAGACGATGAGACCCTGTACCAAGGGATGAAAAAGATCGCTTCGTTCGGCGGCATTCTCGCACTGCATGCGGAGAGCAACGAGATGACGGCGATGCTCGGGGCGGAAGCGGTGCAAAGCGGACGGACAGGAGCTCGCGATTTTGCGGCTTCCCGGCCGGCGCAGGCAGAGCTGGAGGCCGTCGCCCGGGCGCTGCTGTACGGGGAGCGGACGGGATGCCGGCTGCATTTTGTCCATATCAGCACGGCCACTGCAATTGACATGATTCATGCAGCCAAATTGCGGGGCCAGGACGTATCGGCGGAAACCTGCCCGCACTATTTGATATTGACGGAAGACGATATGGAGAAAATGGGCCCGGTTGCCAAATGCGCGCCGCCGCTGCGGAGTGCCGAGGAGCAGGAAAAGCTGTGGAAGGCGCTGGCTGATGGGAAAATCGATCTCATTGCCTCCGACCATTCGCCCTGTCCTCCCGAGTTGAAGCTTGCCTCCGGACTGAGTTTCTTTGATGCCTGGGGCGGCATCTCCGGGGCTCAGAGCAGCATGGAACTGATGTTCCATGAAGGAGTGAACAAGCGGAAGCTTCCGGTAACGCTGGTTTCACAGCTGCTGTCGGGGCTTCCAGCGGAGCGTTTCGGGTTATCCGGCCGCAAAGGTTCAATTGCACTTGGCATGGACGCCGATCTGGCGGTGCTGCATCCGGATATGCCCTATACCCTTGCCGCTTCGGATTTGCTCTACCGCCACAAGCATAGCCCATATGCCGGAATGAATCTCTCCTGCAGGGTGACTTCCACCATCTGCCGCGGCAATCTGGTCTATACCCGTGAACAGGGCGTGATCTCTCCGGAAGGCGGGCAGTGGGTAAAAATCGGTGAAGGGCAGCTGGTATTATGA
- the uraD gene encoding 2-oxo-4-hydroxy-4-carboxy-5-ureidoimidazoline decarboxylase has translation MSKEEFVATLGGIFEHSPWVAESAYASRPFGSVGELHEAMTEAVRSADREKILSLLRAHPDLATRLQVTPLSAAEQKGAGLDRLTPEEFEWLNDLNKKYTDKFQFPFILAVRGKNKDDIIESVSERVNLSPEEEWNRALFEIGKITKFRLEDLLSE, from the coding sequence ATGAGCAAGGAAGAGTTTGTGGCGACGCTTGGCGGTATTTTTGAGCATTCGCCATGGGTTGCCGAATCAGCCTACGCCTCCCGTCCCTTCGGATCGGTTGGAGAACTGCACGAAGCGATGACGGAGGCAGTCCGAAGCGCAGACCGGGAGAAGATTTTGTCGCTGCTGCGGGCCCATCCCGATCTGGCGACGAGGCTCCAGGTTACACCGCTGTCGGCGGCGGAGCAGAAAGGGGCAGGGCTTGACCGGCTGACCCCGGAGGAATTCGAATGGTTAAACGACCTGAACAAGAAATATACGGACAAATTCCAGTTTCCGTTCATTCTGGCAGTCCGGGGTAAAAACAAAGACGACATCATCGAATCCGTCAGTGAGCGGGTAAATCTATCGCCTGAGGAAGAATGGAACCGGGCCCTATTTGAAATTGGCAAAATTACGAAGTTTCGCTTGGAAGATCTCCTGTCGGAGTAA
- a CDS encoding NTP transferase domain-containing protein, with protein MRVAGIYLAAGQSSRMGTPKVSLMLSEDVALGSVALGELERCGLDPLAVVVRAGDKLEWLPPESGVPGARRTEFCLTAHLGMSFSLRCGLSAVLPAEPDAVVVALADQPFITAGLVGRLIETFRCSPALDYVASNGNGMVMPPALFSKSLFPALQQLEGDRGAARIFRSPDYRGAVIEGDSPLFFMDADTEGDFREVRREWMLRNAPERNAADR; from the coding sequence TTGAGAGTTGCCGGTATTTATCTGGCGGCGGGGCAAAGTAGCCGGATGGGCACCCCCAAGGTATCTTTGATGCTGTCGGAGGATGTCGCGCTCGGGAGCGTTGCGCTCGGTGAACTGGAGCGCTGCGGCCTTGATCCGCTGGCCGTGGTGGTACGGGCCGGTGACAAGCTGGAGTGGCTTCCGCCCGAGAGCGGAGTCCCGGGGGCAAGGCGGACGGAGTTTTGCCTGACCGCCCACTTAGGGATGTCCTTCTCCCTCCGCTGCGGCTTGAGTGCGGTGTTGCCGGCCGAACCGGATGCGGTGGTGGTTGCGCTCGCCGACCAGCCTTTCATTACGGCGGGGCTGGTCGGTCGTCTGATTGAGACCTTCCGGTGCTCGCCGGCTCTGGATTATGTAGCTTCCAATGGCAACGGAATGGTAATGCCGCCGGCGCTTTTCTCCAAATCGCTCTTTCCGGCGCTCCAGCAGCTTGAGGGCGACCGCGGCGCGGCACGCATATTCCGTTCCCCGGACTATAGAGGTGCAGTAATTGAAGGGGATTCGCCCTTGTTCTTCATGGATGCCGACACCGAAGGCGATTTCAGGGAAGTTCGCCGGGAGTGGATGCTTAGAAACGCCCCGGAACGCAACGCTGCCGATAGATAA